Proteins from a genomic interval of Cottoperca gobio chromosome 8, fCotGob3.1, whole genome shotgun sequence:
- the mpg gene encoding DNA-3-methyladenine glycosylase isoform X2, whose amino-acid sequence MMAARKRKMLPLTHETAVNKHQNRTDLTLNVSPAKLKKTFENAQSAETEHRLGEDVFKQPCISLAKAFIGKVLVRRCADGTELRGRIVETEAYLGGEDKASHSAGGKRTERNKAMFMKPGTIYVYPIYGIYLCMNVSSEGEGAAVLLRSLEPLQGQPVMRQLRAARRKEGARQLKDKELCNGPSKLCQALNIPRSFDRRDLASDPEVWLEKDGSTNPAEPHNIVSAPRIGIESHGEWAKKPWRFYLRGHPCVSVVNKEAERQSGNVMNN is encoded by the exons ATGATGGCAgctagaaaaagaaagatgctaCCATTGACACATGAAACAGCAGTAAATAAACATCAAAACCGGACCGATTTGACACTAAATGTTTCACCTGCCAAGCTGAAGAAGACATTTGAAAATGCTCAAAGTGCTGAGACGG AGCACAGACTGGGGGAGGATGTGTTCAAACAACCCTGCATCAGTTTGGCCAAAGCATTCATCGGCAAG GTGTTGGTCCGCCGGTGTGCGGATGGCACTGAGCTGCGAGGGAGGATAGTGGAAACTGAAGCTTACCTTGGAGGGGAGGACAAAGCTTCACACTCAGCAGGAGGCAAACGCACTGAGAGGAACAAAGCCATGTTCATGAAGCCTGGCACGATCTATGTGTATCCAATCTATGGCATCTACCTCTGTATGAACGTGTCTAGTGAAG GGGAGGGTGCTGCCGTGCTGCTGCGCTCCCTCGAGCCCCTGCAGGGTCAGCCCGTCATGAGGCAGCTGAGGGCGGCCAGACGCAAAGAGGGAGCCCGACAACTGAAGGACAAAGAGCTCTGCAACGGGCCTTCGAAGCTGTGCCAGGCTCTAAATATACCACGCTCTTTTGACCGTCGAGACCTCGCCTCAGACCCGGAGGTGTGGCTGGAGAAGGACGGCAGCACAAATCCAGCAGAACCCCACAATATAGTATCAGCGCCACGCATTGGGATCGAGTCCCACGGGGAGTGGGCCAAGAAGCCCTGGCGGTTTTATCTTCGTGGGCACCCCTGTGTTAGCGTAGTGAACaaagaggcagaaagacagTCTGGAAATGTAATGAACAATTAA
- the mpg gene encoding DNA-3-methyladenine glycosylase isoform X1 encodes MMAARKRKMLPLTHETAVNKHQNRTDLTLNVSPAKLKKTFENAQSAETEHSHYFTNDLQHRLGEDVFKQPCISLAKAFIGKVLVRRCADGTELRGRIVETEAYLGGEDKASHSAGGKRTERNKAMFMKPGTIYVYPIYGIYLCMNVSSEGEGAAVLLRSLEPLQGQPVMRQLRAARRKEGARQLKDKELCNGPSKLCQALNIPRSFDRRDLASDPEVWLEKDGSTNPAEPHNIVSAPRIGIESHGEWAKKPWRFYLRGHPCVSVVNKEAERQSGNVMNN; translated from the exons ATGATGGCAgctagaaaaagaaagatgctaCCATTGACACATGAAACAGCAGTAAATAAACATCAAAACCGGACCGATTTGACACTAAATGTTTCACCTGCCAAGCTGAAGAAGACATTTGAAAATGCTCAAAGTGCTGAGACGGAGCACAGCCACTATTTCACCAATGACCTGCAGCACAGACTGGGGGAGGATGTGTTCAAACAACCCTGCATCAGTTTGGCCAAAGCATTCATCGGCAAG GTGTTGGTCCGCCGGTGTGCGGATGGCACTGAGCTGCGAGGGAGGATAGTGGAAACTGAAGCTTACCTTGGAGGGGAGGACAAAGCTTCACACTCAGCAGGAGGCAAACGCACTGAGAGGAACAAAGCCATGTTCATGAAGCCTGGCACGATCTATGTGTATCCAATCTATGGCATCTACCTCTGTATGAACGTGTCTAGTGAAG GGGAGGGTGCTGCCGTGCTGCTGCGCTCCCTCGAGCCCCTGCAGGGTCAGCCCGTCATGAGGCAGCTGAGGGCGGCCAGACGCAAAGAGGGAGCCCGACAACTGAAGGACAAAGAGCTCTGCAACGGGCCTTCGAAGCTGTGCCAGGCTCTAAATATACCACGCTCTTTTGACCGTCGAGACCTCGCCTCAGACCCGGAGGTGTGGCTGGAGAAGGACGGCAGCACAAATCCAGCAGAACCCCACAATATAGTATCAGCGCCACGCATTGGGATCGAGTCCCACGGGGAGTGGGCCAAGAAGCCCTGGCGGTTTTATCTTCGTGGGCACCCCTGTGTTAGCGTAGTGAACaaagaggcagaaagacagTCTGGAAATGTAATGAACAATTAA
- the nprl3 gene encoding GATOR1 complex protein NPRL3 isoform X3: MGPMCLIMLPNKAQPVPAHAESLYPVSQYSTAEMANADPSVISCMHNLSRRIAISLQHEERRCQYLTREAKLMLAVQDEITTMTETDGSPQSPFRQILPKCKLARDLKEAYDSLCTTGVVRIHINNWLEVSFCLPHKIHRIDGNHIPPEALERSLKAIRPYHALLLLESEKALLSQLPLDCSPAMVRLIKTCSAVKNLQQLAQDADLALLQIFQIAAHLVYWGKAIIIFPLCENNVYMLSPHANICLYSTLAEQFAQQFPGHDLPSMLAKFSLPVSLAEFRNPLEAPTQEAQLIQMVVWMLQRRLLIQLHTYVCLLVPPSEDEPGLRDEDPPLAARVGGRSLSTPSALSFGSPTSSDDMTLTSPSMDNSSAELLPGGDSPLNKRMTETLLASLSEHERQVILNIPAAQNPEDLRMFARLLHYFRGHHHLEEIMYNENMRRSQLKTLFDKFRSVLVVTNHEDPIISIFQSPME; the protein is encoded by the exons ATGGGGCCAATGTGCTTAATCATGCTGCCCAACAAGGCACAGCCTGTTCCTGCCCATGCTGAGTCACTGTACCCAGTAAGtcagtacagtacagctgaGATG GCGAACGCTGACCCGTCCGTCATCAGCTGCATGCATAACTTGTCGCGCCGCATCGCCATCTCCCTGCAGCACGAGGAGCGGCGCTGCCAGTACCTGACCAGAGAGGCCAAACTGATGCTGGCCGTCCAGGATGAGATTACCACCATGACTGAGA CGGATGGAAGCCCCCAGTCCCCATTTAGGCAAATTCTTCCCAAATGTAAACTCGCCCGGGACCTGAAGGAGGCTTATGACAG CCTTTGTACAACTGGCGTGGTGCGAATACATATTAACAACTGGCTCGAGGTGAGCTTCTGTTTACCGCACAAGATCCACCGGATTGACGGCAACCATATCCCCCCTGAGGCGTTAGAGCGCAGCCTCAAGGCTATaag GCCCTATCatgccctgctgctgctggaaagtGAGAAGGCACTGCTGAGCCAGCTTCCTTTGGACTGCTCGCCTGCGATGGTGCGTCTCATCAAAACCTGCTCAGCGGTGAAAAACCTGCAGCAGCTCGCACAGGATGCTGACCTGGCCTTACTTCAG ATCTTTCAAATTGCCGCTCACTTGGTTTATTGGGGCAAAGCGATCATCATCTTCCCACTGTGTGAGAACAACGTCTACATGCTGTCTCCTCATGCCAACATCTGCCT ATACTCAACATTGGCTGAGCAGTTTGCTCAGCAGTTTCCTGGTCATGATCTGCCCTCCATGTTAGCCAAGttctcactgcctgtctctctggCCGAGTTCAGAAACCCCCTGGAAGCTCCCACACAGGAG GCTCAGCTGATCCAGATGGTGGTGTGGATGCTTCAGCGTCGCCTCCTGATCCAGCTGCACACTTACGTCTGCCTGTTGGTACCGCCCAGCGAGGATGAGCCCGGGTTGAGGGATGAAGACCCTCCACTAGCTGCCCGAGTAGGAGGCCGCAGTCTCAGCACCCCGAGCGCTCTCAGCTTCGGTTCCCCAA CCAGCAGTGATGATATGACCCTCACCAGTCCCAGCATGGACAACTCCAGTGCAGAGCTACTACCTGGTGGGGACTCCCCGCTCAACAAGAGGATGACAGAGACACTGCTTGCCAGCCTGTCGGAGCACGAGAGGCAGGTTATTCTTAACATCCCTGCTGCACAAAATCCAGAGGATCTGCGGATGTTTGCCAG GCTGCTGCACTATTTCCGGGGACATCACCACCTGGAAGAGATTATGTACAATGAGAACATGAGGCGCTCGCAGCTCAAGACGCTGTTTGACAAGTTCCGCAGTGTCCTTGTGGTGACCAACCATGAGGATCCTATTATTTCAATCTTTCAGTCACCCATGGAGTAG